The Terriglobia bacterium genomic sequence TGTGCAGGACACTTACAAATTCAGCCAGTCCCTGACGCTCGACCTCGGTTTGCGGTATGATTACATAACTCCCCTCGGAGAAGCACATAACCGAATAGCCAATTTCTGGTACCCGACGGGGCAGATCATTACAGCCGGGACTAAAGGCTATCCCTCGAACCTGGAGGTGACTGACAAGGCCGATTTCGCGCCGCGCGTCGGCATCGCCTACAGCCCGCTCAGTTCCCAAAAGTTGGTTTTGCGTGCCGGATATGGGCGCTTCTTCTCGCCTCAGGAAATCCGGACGGGCGATCCCCTCCAGGTCGGCTACAACCTGCCGTTCTTCTATGAGCCCATATTCACAAGCGACGGGCTGACGCCGTCGATCACGTTGGCTTCCGGATGGCCTTCCCTCAATCCGGCGAATGCCGTGCTGCCGAGTGTCACCAGCCAGGACTGGTACCCTCACAATCCCGTAGTAGACGAATGGAACCTGAATGTGCAGTATGAGCTTCCCGGTCAGGTCCTGGTGACAGGGGCCTACGTTGGCAATAAAGCCACTCACCTCCAAGTCCTTGTTGATCGGAACCAGGTTCCCACTCCCGGGCCTACGTTCGACCAGTCGCTCAGGCCTTATCCACAGTATGGGCCGTTCACTTCCATCGAGAACCACGGAAATTCAACCTATGATGCCTTCCAGCTCACAGTGGAGAAGCGAACCAGCCATGGCCTCTATCTTCTCAGCGCCTTCACGTACGGAAAAGGCATCAACGACCAGCCGGAGATATGCTGCAACTCGCCCTGGCCTCAGAACAGCTATAACCTTAAAGCTGAGAAGGGCCTTTCGGATTTTGACAACCGCGCGCGCTGGGTGACGAGCTTTGACTATGCTCTGCCCGTTGGCCAGGGTCAGAAGTTTCTAAGCCAAAATAGGGGCCTTGACTATGTTTTGGGCGGCTGGCACGTGGGCGGAATCGTCACTTTCCGCTCAGGTTTCCCCTTTTCGCCTCAGACCGACACCGATCCAACTAACACAAGCAGCCAGGGTCTGTTGCGGACTAATCGCATCGGCAACGGTACGCTCTCGAATCCCACTCCCGATCTGTGGTTCAACATCGATGACTTTCCCGTGCCGATCTGTTGTTCCTTCGGCAATGCCGGCAAGAATATACTGGAAGGTCCGGGCGAAAAGAGCGCAGACATTTCGCTGCGGAAATACTTCAGCTTCACTGAGCGATACCGCCTGGAGTTTCGCGCTGAGTTCTACAACGCGTTCAACACCCCGGTGTTCTCGCAGCCCGATCCATTCATCACAGATGGCCCCGGGTCGGCGGGCGTTATTACCGGCACTGTGATACCGCAGCGTCAGATCCAGTTGGCTTTGAAGTTCCATTTCTGAGTCTTCCTGCCCCGGAGCGGGAAGAGCTGCAAGCAGCCAGACGAATTGCGGTGCTATCTAGGCCGCTGCGGGGATCGTGTGTCTAAGGCGCTGCGGCAGGCGAGGCTAGCCAATCTTTATCTGAGATTTGGGAGGATGATGCGGCGACGCGACTTTGTGAAGATGGGCGCACTTCTGGCGGGGGCTGGCAGCGTCGCACCTGGACGCATCCTGGCGGATGTGCCTGACCACTTGTGGCAGGGATACAACTTCGGTCCCGGTCCGCGCGTTCCCAATCGCCTTAATCAGGGGCCCTTCGGCGTAGGGCAGGACCAGGGCTGGTTTACCATCCACGTCACCGAACCCTCGACAAAGCACATTCGAAATTTCGGGACGGGCCTGGTGGGCTATTCCTGGGAGGAAAACGGGCCGGCGTTGGGTGTGAAGTGTGGCAGAGAAAAGCTGGAAGCGGCCGTGGAAAAGATGGCGGCGCTGCCGTTCGTCGATGTTCTCTACATACGTTGTGACTGGCGCGATGTGCAGGACCAGCCAGGCAAACTGGACCTCAATCCGGTTTGGGAAGCCACCCTGGACGCCGCCAAACGCCATAACCTGGGCGTGGGCTTCCGAATCCAGCTCTCCAGCCCAAACATTCAGCCTGCAAAGCTCTCGATGCCGGATTTTCTGAAGGGGAAGGTTCCCATCTTCAACATCGGCCACAAATCAAGGGAACACCGTGTAAGCTTCGACTTCTATGAGCCGCGATACGATTCCCCGGAGTTTCTGAAAGCCTTTACGGAGCTCAATGAGCTTCTCGCCGCGCGGTTTGACGGAAACCCCATGATCGAGTACATGGACCTGATGATGTACGGCTTCTGGGGCGAGGCCCACACCAACGACTTGCCGAATCCGTTTCCCGACTATCTGACGGCCGAGAAAACTTTTGTCCATCTAACGCAGTTGCAGCTTGACGCCTGGAAACGCACGCCTCTGGCTGTCAACATGGAACCCGACATTTCTTCGGTTGGCAACCGCCAGGTGCAGGATATGGCGGTCCGGGCCGGATGCTGGCTGCGCTCCGACAGCCTGATCATGGATGAGCCGATCCAGATCGAGGCGCTCGCGCATCGTCCCCCGTGGGTGGCCACAGTGCTCGAGGACGGCGGAAATCGTCACTACGTTCTTCCTGAATGGGAAGCTGAAGAAAGGGCCTGCATCGAAAAGCTGGGCGGTTCCGCGCGCATGTTCATGGGTGGCGATCGGGAGACGCCTTCTACGGATGATTATCCGCGCGGTTCGGGCGGCCCCATGGACCGGCCTTATCGCGAGGTCGCGGGCTTTCACGCTCTGGATATCGACACAAACTATTTCGGTCTATGGACGGAGGCGGACAACATACGGCGGTACTACGAGAAATATCCGGATTCGTTGCGCGCACTCGAGCAGCGGCTTGGCTACCGCGTTCGGCCCTCGCTCGTCTGGCAGAGGAAGCGCTACGATACGATGGAACTGATTCTCTGCATTGCCAATGACGGCGTGGCGGGCGTGCCCGGAGTGCTGGGGATCTATGCCGAAACCCTCGACGGACGCGTCAAGGTGGGCGGTAACCTTGATGCGGGGCACCCTTACGGCGGACAGATTCGCGAGGCTTCATTCATCCTGCCAAAAGGTATGGATGGACAGCAGGTGGTTCTGCGGGCTGAATTGGAGACCAAAGGGACAACCCGCCCGGTCCGGTGGGCCTGTTACGAACCCACAAATCCCGATGGTTCACTGACCATCCGGCTTAAGAAAGGCAGCGACACGAACTGGCGAAAGGGCGTGTGAGTTGTCCGCTTCGCCTGTTTGAGCAGAAACTTCAGTCACTAATCAGGGAGTGCCAGATGATGCGACGCCGGGAATTTATCGCTTCCATCCCCATTGTTTCCGCAGCGGCTTATGCTCAAGCGATTCCTTCGCAGCGCGTCCGGAAGCTGGCGCCCTCGGTTTACTGCTGGATGGGAGACCGGGCGACACACCAGCAAACCAACGTGGGATGGGTGGTGTTCCGCGATTACGTCCTGGTGATCGATGCAAACTTTCCCTGGGCGGCGCCGAAGATCATCGCTGAGATCAGGAAGACCGCCGATAAGCCGATCCGGTTTGTCTTCAACACTCACTACCATGCCGACCACAGTTACGGCAACATCGTGTTCGTGCGGGCTGGAGCAGCCGTGGTGGCCACGCAGGCATTCGCCCAGGAGTTTGACCGTTATGCTCTGAAGGATGCGCGTGACCAGGTGGAAGCTCCGCCCGCTCCGTACCCGTTCCAGTGGCCGCTTGCCAACGCCAGCGTGCGGTTCCGTGATTCGCTGATTTTTGATGATGGCGAGCAGCGCGTGGAACTGATCCGCAAAGGGCCGGCCCACACCTCAGGTGACGCTGTGGCTTATTTCCCCAAGCAGGGAATACTCTTCGTCGGCGACCTGGCGGTCAACTGGACGCTCGGAAACAACTTTTCTGATCCTGAAGCGAATTATGAAGGATGGCTCCGCGCGCTGGATGAAATGGCTGGATGGAAATTGAAGGTCGTCGTTCCTGCTCACGGTGATCTTGGAACGGCGGAAACGCTTCGAGCGCAGCGCGTTTACTTCAACGCCGTCCTGCGCCAGGTGAGGGCCGGGATTCAGCAGGGAAAACCGGTCGATCAGCTTGTCCGGGAAAACGATCTGGCCCGCTACAAACCCTTTGGCGGAGATGCGAGAGAGAATGCCGACGCCATACGGGACGCCTATCGCTACTACACTTCAAAGCGTTAGCTCGAGTGTGCCTGCCTGGCGCCTGCAAGGTCGTACTGCGAGGTTGGTCGTCACGCCGCGTTGTCTTGCGCCTTCTTGAGAATGTTGATGGCGTTGTCGTGATAGATATTTTTGAGCACGTTGTCCGGCAGCCCGAAGGCGTTCAGCGTCCAGTGATAATTGAAGTTGAAATTGGCGGTATCAACCAGCCCGCGCTCGTAGAAGTGTTCATCCTCGGTTTCCAGGATGCGAAATGTGGTGCTGAAAAACGGCTTGCTGTAGGTCACGTCGGTTCCATAAACGACGCGGTCGGGATACTTCATCAGGAACTGGCGGGTGAACCGAGGAATGGTGGCCGTTTCCGCAAAGCGCGCCGCGATATCGGCGTAGAGATTGGGATGTCGGTCGAACATCTGGCCGAGCCGCGCAAGATCGTAATCGAGGTTGGATAGATGGCAGGCGATGAAAGTAGTTTTGGGATGACGCCCCGCCGTTTTGTCCAGGCTGTCAACAAGCTGATTGTGATCGTACATCCCAGGTTCGACAACGATGCGCCAGCTCCATCCGTTCATGAGCCCATCGTTGGTATGGTCCATCTTCTGGTAGGACCAGATAGGGTCTGAAACATGAATGCTGATCGGCATGCCGAGCTGGCCGGCACGGTCCCACAAGGCATCGAGGCGCGGATCGTCCGCGTGAGGCCCGCTGGGACCGTTGGGACTGGGCGGCATGGGAGGACGCGTGTACGTGGGCCCTCCATTCAGAGGCATACGGGCGAGACGGGAAAATTGGGAGCTCCGGGGACGCCTGCCGGAATATTGCCAGGTGAATCCCCGGCCCTTGTCGTGGATTTCTCCGACGCCGTGCGCGCCGGCGCGACGGCACTCCTCCAAAGACTTCAGCGCCGATTTTTCAAAATCGGGCTTCCCGAAATCGTCCAGGTCGAACATGCACCACATGTCGAATCGGCCGGGGTAGGCGGAATACTGGCGGCTGATCTCGGTGAAGTGGTGGGCATCCCAGGCGCCGGTGAAAACGACCCCTTTTTCCACTCCGACCTCGTCCATGATGCTCACCATCCGGCGGACACTGATGTCTCCGCGCCCATGGCAGTGGGCGTCATAGATGGGGAATTTTGATTTGTTAATGGTCGTTACAGGGATTTTGTAGATGGAATGCGGGATATAGTCATTTAAAAGGATGGTAGGCGGTGAACCCGAAGGCGCTTCCTGCGACGACGGCTCAGGACGCGCCGTGGCGTGCTCCTGCGCTGCGGTGACGGCGGGCGTGATGCCAAGCGCCATGCCGGCCAGCATCAGTTCTCTGCGATTCATACGATGATCCCCCTTATCAGGTGTGTCAGGCGGACGGTTTTGAGATCCACCTTGCCATGAGTGGCACAGGATTTTTGAGCAGCGCGCCGCTCGCGCGGGCATGCTTTTTCTCGGCTGGTGTTAGGCCCTTCGCGCCCAGTCAAGTTCTCAATGCCGCACCGCCGCCGGAGCGAGACAATATAACAGTTTCACCCGGGATGCAATGTCACCAGGGCAGCGCTACTCAGAGGGGACAGCAAACGACCAGCCATTCATGAGACCTGGGACGATTCAGTGTAGGGAACTGATCCGGCTGAAGCACTGGCGGAGAGGCAGGGATTTGAACCCTGGGTACAGGTTTTCGCCCGTACAACGGTTTAGCAAACCGCCGCCTTAAGCCACTCGGCCACCTCTCCGGCGATTGAGCGTTAATTCTAACCCGCGGCGCCCGCCCATGGCTAGTCTAAAACCAC encodes the following:
- a CDS encoding MBL fold metallo-hydrolase, with amino-acid sequence MMRRREFIASIPIVSAAAYAQAIPSQRVRKLAPSVYCWMGDRATHQQTNVGWVVFRDYVLVIDANFPWAAPKIIAEIRKTADKPIRFVFNTHYHADHSYGNIVFVRAGAAVVATQAFAQEFDRYALKDARDQVEAPPAPYPFQWPLANASVRFRDSLIFDDGEQRVELIRKGPAHTSGDAVAYFPKQGILFVGDLAVNWTLGNNFSDPEANYEGWLRALDEMAGWKLKVVVPAHGDLGTAETLRAQRVYFNAVLRQVRAGIQQGKPVDQLVRENDLARYKPFGGDARENADAIRDAYRYYTSKR
- a CDS encoding amidohydrolase family protein, giving the protein MNRRELMLAGMALGITPAVTAAQEHATARPEPSSQEAPSGSPPTILLNDYIPHSIYKIPVTTINKSKFPIYDAHCHGRGDISVRRMVSIMDEVGVEKGVVFTGAWDAHHFTEISRQYSAYPGRFDMWCMFDLDDFGKPDFEKSALKSLEECRRAGAHGVGEIHDKGRGFTWQYSGRRPRSSQFSRLARMPLNGGPTYTRPPMPPSPNGPSGPHADDPRLDALWDRAGQLGMPISIHVSDPIWSYQKMDHTNDGLMNGWSWRIVVEPGMYDHNQLVDSLDKTAGRHPKTTFIACHLSNLDYDLARLGQMFDRHPNLYADIAARFAETATIPRFTRQFLMKYPDRVVYGTDVTYSKPFFSTTFRILETEDEHFYERGLVDTANFNFNYHWTLNAFGLPDNVLKNIYHDNAINILKKAQDNAA